Genomic window (Chitinophagales bacterium):
TAAGATTGTTCACAACATAGGTTCAGGACAGGTTCTAGAAGATATGCTTTTTAGTTATCAAATTATCGGACATTATACTTATCCATAGATGAAATATTTCTTCTTATTTCTTGCCCCAACTCTTTTTTTGCAATCTCAGATTCCCAATTCTGTGCAAAAGCTTATGAAACATTATCCGCAAATCAAAAATTATGAAAACGGCAAACTATTTTTTCAAGATAACTCTAGCATATTGTATGATGATGGTAAATCAAAATCCCATCAAGAACTTCTGGAAAATGCTGACCTAGAAGACATGTTTAAGCTACCATATATTAAGGGTTCGATACCTCAAACTATTTCAAAAAACTATGACCCGGGACGCTATCGTAATGAAGCCTTTTTCCGAAAAATATATGGAAATTCTGCCAAGGAAGTAGAGGCAAATTTAGTTGATGTGCTGTGGTGCCCCAAGTTAGTGAATCAAAAAATTCGTGTCACCAAAATAAACGGCATTAATAAAAAACTCGAAGCTATTTCTCAAGAATTGGACGAACATCCAGAATTAAAAAAGTATTTAACGAATGTAGGAGGAACATTCAATTGGAGATACATAAGTGGCACCAAACGATTAAGCCAGCATAGCTTCGGAGCCTCTATCGATATCAATATCAAATATTCGCACTACTGGCAGTGGGATAGTAAAACAACCAACGAAGAAGTTTCTCTAAAATACAAAAATCAAATTCCTCAAATTATCGTTGATATTTTTGAGAGACATGGATTTATTTGGGGAGGGAAATGGTATCACTATGATACGATGCATTTTGAATATAGGCCAGAGTTGCTCGATAATTAATTTAAAGTGCTTTTACCATACAGAGTAATTCTTGCTCTGTTTTATAAAATTCAATACAAGGAGAGGTTGTATCTACTTTTCCAGACTTTAATATTTGATCAAAGGTAGGGCCAATATGTAAAATATTTTTATTCCATTCTTCTACCCTTATCATGTGATAATTTCCAGAAGGAATCATAAAGGATGGGAAAGACTTTTCTCTAGCCTCTCCTTCATATATCTCCGTAAATGCTGCGTAATAACACATATCACTATCTTCCTTTAATACCACTCCATAACAATCTCTCTTTTGTCCTTTATTTTCTAGCTTCTCTGCTAGTCT
Coding sequences:
- a CDS encoding M15 family metallopeptidase → MKHYPQIKNYENGKLFFQDNSSILYDDGKSKSHQELLENADLEDMFKLPYIKGSIPQTISKNYDPGRYRNEAFFRKIYGNSAKEVEANLVDVLWCPKLVNQKIRVTKINGINKKLEAISQELDEHPELKKYLTNVGGTFNWRYISGTKRLSQHSFGASIDINIKYSHYWQWDSKTTNEEVSLKYKNQIPQIIVDIFERHGFIWGGKWYHYDTMHFEYRPELLDN